One Solanum pennellii chromosome 9, SPENNV200 DNA segment encodes these proteins:
- the LOC107030045 gene encoding uncharacterized protein LOC107030045, whose product MSSPWSFVAWGMDLRGLIEPAASNGHKFIFVAIDYFTKWLEAISYKFGVTESIITDNGANLNSHLMRDICEQFKITHRNSTAYRPQMNGAVEAANKNIKKILRKMIDNHRGWHKMLPYALLGYRTTVKTSSGATPYLLVYGTEAVIPAEVEISSLRIIQEAELSNAEWISKRIDQLTLIDEKRMVAVCHDEYKRKFAPNWQGPYIVRKVLSKSALVLSEIDGTAWPKPINSDAVKRYYELGDQEDQPEIAGQGVDN is encoded by the exons atgagttcaccttggtcatttgtagcttggggcaTGGATCTTAGAGGTCTGATAGAGCCAGccgcttctaatggacacaaatttatttttgttgccaTTGATTACTTCACCAAGTGGTTGGAAGCAATTTCTTACAA gTTTGGAGTAACAGAATCCATaattactgataatggtgcgAATCTTAatagtcacttgatgagagatatatgtgagcaattcAAGATTACTCACCGAAACTCAACTGCTTATCGCCCTCAAATGAATGGAGCTGTGGAGGCcgccaataagaatatcaagaagattCTGAGGAAGATGATTGACAATCACCGAGGTTGGCATAAGATGTTGCCATATGCTTTATTGGGTTATCGAACGACCGTCAAAACATCGAGTGGAGCTACTCCGTACTTGCTAGTGTATGGGACAGaagcagtcatacctgctgaagtcGAAATATCGTctttgagaatcatccaagaagccGAGTTAAGTAATGCTGAATGGATCAGCAAGCGGATTGATCAACtaactttgattgatgagaagagaatggttgccGTTTGTCATG ATGAGTACAAAAGAAAATTCGCACCAAACTGGCAAGGGCCTTACATTGTTCGTAAAGTATTATCCAAAAGTGCTTTGGTCCTGTCAGAGATAGATGGCACCGCATGGCCGAAACCTATCAACTCAGatgctgtcaagagatactac GAGTTGGGAGATCAGGAAGATCAACCGGAAATAGCAGGACAAGGAGTAGACAACTGA